In a single window of the Acetivibrio clariflavus DSM 19732 genome:
- a CDS encoding response regulator transcription factor — MVKKLIYVVEDEKHIQELIAFNLIENGYDVKCFDNGETMFDECHTTKPDLFILDIMLPGIDGFEICRKIKENPFLKKTPIIMLTAKNDEFNKVLGLELGAEDYITKPFSVRELVARVKVVFRRQAESREIVPEVIKVGKITIDVARREVYKDNTLIDLTLKEFELLKLLVLNKGMVMSRELLLEKVWGFDYYGETRTVDVHIRYLRQKIEDDDNAPAYIETVRGVGYRFSDKGDKE; from the coding sequence ATGGTAAAAAAGCTTATTTATGTCGTAGAAGATGAAAAACATATTCAGGAGCTAATAGCTTTTAATTTGATAGAAAACGGTTATGATGTCAAATGCTTTGACAATGGTGAAACCATGTTTGATGAATGCCACACAACAAAGCCGGATTTGTTTATTTTAGATATAATGCTTCCCGGTATTGACGGGTTTGAAATTTGCCGAAAAATCAAAGAAAACCCTTTCTTAAAAAAAACACCTATAATTATGCTGACAGCTAAAAATGACGAATTTAACAAAGTTTTAGGTCTTGAATTAGGTGCTGAAGACTATATTACCAAACCCTTCAGTGTAAGAGAACTTGTTGCAAGGGTTAAGGTGGTCTTCAGAAGGCAGGCAGAAAGCCGTGAAATTGTTCCCGAAGTAATCAAGGTCGGTAAAATAACAATCGATGTGGCAAGACGCGAAGTATACAAAGATAATACCTTAATTGACCTGACCCTGAAAGAATTCGAACTTTTAAAGTTACTGGTGCTCAATAAAGGAATGGTCATGTCCCGTGAATTGTTGCTGGAAAAAGTATGGGGGTTTGACTATTATGGAGAAACAAGAACTGTTGATGTACACATCAGGTACCTAAGGCAAAAAATTGAAGATGATGACAATGCACCTGCTTATATAGAAACTGTCAGAGGCGTAGGATACCGATTCAGTGACAAAGGAGACAAGGAATAA
- a CDS encoding ABC transporter ATP-binding protein encodes MEILRVENLSKIYGEGETAVKALDNVSFSVRKGEFVAIIGPSGSGKSTLLHLIGGVDRPTHGKVYIEGNDIYNLNETQLAIFRRRQIGLIYQFYNLIPVLTVEENIKLPLLLDKQKVDERHFNDIVKSLNLENRLNHLPNQLSGGQQQRVSIGRALINNPALMLADEPTGNLDSKNSSEIINLLKIFNIQLKQTLIVITHDERIALQADRVLAIEDGRIAKEEVIRP; translated from the coding sequence ATGGAAATCTTGCGTGTGGAAAATTTATCAAAAATATATGGTGAGGGTGAGACAGCAGTTAAAGCTTTGGATAATGTATCTTTTTCTGTTAGAAAGGGTGAGTTCGTAGCTATTATTGGCCCTTCCGGTTCCGGTAAATCGACTCTTCTTCACCTCATTGGCGGTGTGGACAGGCCAACCCATGGAAAGGTCTATATTGAAGGTAATGATATTTATAATTTGAATGAAACGCAGCTGGCCATATTCAGGCGGAGACAGATCGGTTTAATTTATCAGTTTTACAATCTAATTCCTGTCCTGACCGTGGAAGAAAATATAAAACTGCCTCTTTTATTGGATAAACAGAAGGTAGATGAAAGACATTTTAATGATATTGTTAAGTCATTAAACCTTGAGAATCGATTAAATCATTTACCCAACCAGCTTTCGGGAGGTCAACAGCAGCGGGTCTCTATAGGGCGGGCCTTAATCAATAACCCGGCTCTTATGTTGGCGGATGAGCCTACAGGCAATTTGGACAGTAAAAACAGCAGTGAGATAATCAATCTTTTGAAGATTTTCAATATACAATTGAAGCAAACACTGATTGTCATTACCCATGATGAAAGAATAGCTCTTCAGGCTGATAGGGTACTAGCTATTGAAGATGGACGCATTGCCAAGGAAGAGGTGATTCGTCCATGA
- the pnpS gene encoding two-component system histidine kinase PnpS yields the protein MKKKILKYFLLLIAFVLVLTVIFTTQISKKYYKFEVENKLESIGISIKYYLLNNASGLQPDYNQLAENFANSYNQSITYPNSKLRVSFIDLSGKVLGDSEADYRTMENHSSRKEVQDALSGKIGKDYRSSSTLDFDLLYMAIPVKQLNLIVRVSVPLTELNMINRITWSYSVLIIISALVISIIVSLRITETVIRPLNNIIHASKEISEGNYSKTISVNSKDEVGQLALQFNEMASKLDKTICDLNNKKIEMESIVQSITHGIIAVDNNLKILLINHAAFSVLNLDNNNQITGEIITQHIRNNRINLLLKESMEKNEPLECEISLDDKDLLIKTSPLRSNNQSTVASGWIISIQDNTKVRKLEKMRTEFVSNVTHELKTPITSIRGFIETLKNGAINNKDVSMRFLDIIDIEAERLHELINDILVLSEIENKQSDTDLERVELNSIIEGVFEIMQNIANDKNIVLINNSSEKVFIKANRNRMKQMILNLVDNAVKYNVPSGSVTVSAENAGGKVIICVKDTGIGIPSQHIPRIFERFYRVDKGRSRNMGGTGLGLSIVKHIVNLYNGIIKVNSEVGKGTEFIIQLPC from the coding sequence ATGAAAAAGAAGATTCTTAAATACTTTTTGCTGTTAATTGCATTTGTTTTAGTGTTAACGGTGATATTTACCACACAGATTTCCAAAAAGTATTACAAGTTTGAAGTTGAAAACAAACTTGAAAGTATCGGTATTTCAATTAAATACTATCTGCTGAACAATGCTTCCGGGCTCCAACCGGATTATAACCAGTTGGCAGAAAATTTTGCAAACAGTTATAATCAGAGCATCACTTATCCGAATAGCAAGTTAAGAGTATCATTTATCGACCTTTCCGGCAAAGTTTTAGGCGACTCGGAAGCAGATTACAGAACAATGGAAAACCATTCTTCCCGAAAAGAGGTTCAAGATGCTCTTTCGGGTAAAATAGGTAAAGACTATCGCAGCAGCTCAACACTGGATTTTGATTTGTTATATATGGCAATTCCTGTTAAGCAATTGAATCTGATTGTGCGGGTATCAGTTCCATTGACTGAACTTAATATGATTAACAGAATCACCTGGTCATATTCTGTGCTTATAATTATATCGGCTCTGGTTATAAGTATAATAGTTTCTTTAAGAATTACAGAAACGGTAATTCGTCCCCTTAACAACATAATTCATGCTTCAAAGGAAATATCAGAAGGAAACTATTCTAAAACTATTTCTGTAAACTCTAAGGATGAAGTGGGACAACTGGCACTTCAGTTTAACGAAATGGCATCAAAATTGGATAAAACAATATGTGACCTCAACAATAAAAAAATAGAAATGGAATCCATTGTTCAAAGCATCACCCACGGAATTATAGCTGTCGATAATAACTTAAAAATCCTGTTAATCAATCATGCCGCTTTCAGCGTTTTAAATTTGGACAATAATAATCAAATCACCGGTGAAATAATCACACAGCACATAAGAAATAACCGAATAAACCTTCTGTTAAAAGAGTCCATGGAAAAAAACGAACCGTTGGAATGCGAAATCAGTCTTGACGATAAAGATTTATTGATAAAAACTTCTCCCTTAAGGTCAAACAACCAAAGCACAGTTGCTTCAGGATGGATAATCTCCATTCAGGATAATACAAAAGTAAGAAAACTTGAGAAGATGAGAACAGAATTTGTTTCTAACGTAACCCATGAACTTAAAACCCCCATTACATCCATAAGAGGGTTTATTGAAACACTGAAAAATGGTGCCATCAACAATAAGGACGTGTCAATGAGATTTCTAGATATTATTGACATTGAAGCGGAACGCCTTCATGAGCTGATAAACGATATTCTGGTATTGTCCGAGATTGAAAATAAACAAAGCGACACCGATTTGGAAAGAGTTGAGCTAAATTCCATCATTGAAGGCGTGTTTGAAATCATGCAGAACATAGCAAACGATAAAAACATAGTTCTTATAAATAACTCCAGTGAAAAAGTATTTATTAAGGCCAATAGAAATCGAATGAAGCAAATGATATTGAATTTGGTTGATAATGCTGTCAAATACAATGTGCCAAGCGGTTCTGTGACAGTAAGTGCTGAAAATGCCGGCGGGAAAGTAATAATATGTGTAAAAGATACGGGAATCGGAATCCCATCCCAACATATTCCACGAATATTTGAACGCTTTTACAGAGTTGATAAGGGAAGGTCCAGGAATATGGGAGGTACCGGCTTAGGCCTTTCAATTGTAAAGCATATTGTTAATCTATATAATGGGATAATTAAAGTAAATAGTGAAGTAGGCAAAGGTACAGAATTCATTATCCAACTACCTTGTTGA
- a CDS encoding HAMP domain-containing sensor histidine kinase: MSKLWRNREIRILLLIMVVISVIATIGAYFYVTAAAFFTMLTALLLITCTLLFTAWRYREIAKLSSYIRKISSGDYSLDLRDNREGELSVLKNDIYKVTLKLAEQSSLLQQDKVQLTNAIADISHQLKTPLTSMMVMTDLLKDAKLDEEKRTEFTNSISRQLERIEWLISSLLKVSKIDAGTVRFKQEVISVISLVKKALEPVLIPMDIKEHTLTIEGEETVTCRCDLNWTAEALTNILKNCVEHTPQGGRIVIAFQENPLYTEIRIRDDGSGIAKEDLPNIFKRFYKGKNSSDDSVGIGLNLSYSIITAQMGDIEVKSKEGEGTDFIVKFYKHII, encoded by the coding sequence GTGAGTAAGTTGTGGCGCAATAGAGAAATACGGATTTTATTGCTAATAATGGTAGTAATAAGTGTAATAGCGACAATTGGGGCTTATTTTTATGTAACTGCTGCAGCTTTTTTTACTATGTTGACTGCGCTATTGCTTATTACTTGTACCCTGCTTTTTACGGCATGGCGTTACAGGGAAATAGCCAAGCTTTCTTCTTATATTCGGAAAATCAGCAGCGGTGATTATTCTTTAGACTTAAGGGATAATAGAGAAGGAGAGCTTAGTGTATTAAAAAACGACATTTATAAAGTAACCCTTAAGTTAGCTGAACAGAGCAGCCTTTTGCAGCAAGATAAAGTACAACTGACCAATGCTATAGCCGACATTTCCCATCAGTTAAAAACTCCTCTTACTTCCATGATGGTTATGACAGATTTGCTTAAAGATGCGAAATTGGATGAGGAGAAAAGAACCGAGTTTACCAATAGTATCAGTAGACAATTGGAGCGGATTGAATGGTTGATTTCCTCTTTGCTAAAAGTATCTAAAATCGATGCCGGTACTGTCCGGTTCAAACAGGAAGTAATCTCTGTGATAAGCCTGGTAAAAAAAGCATTAGAGCCTGTCTTAATTCCTATGGATATAAAAGAACATACTTTAACCATAGAAGGCGAAGAGACGGTAACTTGCCGCTGTGATTTGAATTGGACAGCAGAGGCCTTGACTAATATTTTAAAGAATTGTGTGGAGCATACGCCACAAGGGGGCAGAATCGTCATAGCTTTTCAGGAAAATCCCCTATATACGGAAATAAGAATTAGAGATGACGGGAGTGGAATTGCAAAAGAAGACCTTCCCAATATTTTTAAACGTTTTTACAAAGGGAAGAATTCCAGCGATGATAGTGTGGGCATCGGTTTGAATTTGTCTTACAGTATTATTACCGCTCAGATGGGAGATATTGAAGTAAAAAGCAAAGAAGGGGAAGGAACTGACTTTATTGTTAAATTTTATAAACATATAATTTAG
- a CDS encoding response regulator transcription factor, giving the protein MKILLVEDDKVIAAGLEYSLEQENFTTVLCYDAESARKVISENLSQFDLCLFDLALPDGSGYDLCRLVKKMQDIPVIFLTAVDDEGNIVMGLDMGADDYITKPFRIRELISRIKSVLRRYNKQQEKQKENKAIINLDNIQINTLEGKVYKRGDEVALTALEYRLLLVFANHVGQVLSRNQLLEQIWDVAGDFVNDNTLTVYIKRLREKLEDDPQNPSLIKTVRGLGYKVGE; this is encoded by the coding sequence ATGAAGATTTTGCTTGTGGAAGACGATAAGGTAATTGCGGCCGGATTAGAGTATTCTCTCGAGCAGGAGAACTTTACCACCGTTCTTTGTTACGATGCGGAAAGTGCCCGAAAAGTTATTAGTGAAAATTTAAGCCAATTCGATTTATGTTTGTTTGATTTAGCCTTACCTGATGGTAGCGGCTATGATCTCTGCAGGCTTGTGAAGAAGATGCAGGATATACCGGTGATTTTTCTTACGGCAGTGGATGATGAGGGCAATATAGTCATGGGACTTGACATGGGGGCTGATGATTATATTACAAAACCCTTTCGTATCAGGGAGCTTATTTCCAGAATAAAATCCGTATTGCGCCGTTACAATAAACAGCAGGAAAAGCAAAAGGAGAATAAAGCAATCATCAATTTAGATAACATACAAATTAATACCCTGGAAGGCAAGGTTTATAAGCGAGGTGATGAAGTTGCATTGACGGCCTTAGAGTATCGGCTGTTATTGGTTTTTGCCAATCATGTGGGACAAGTCCTTTCCCGCAATCAGCTTTTGGAGCAAATTTGGGATGTGGCCGGAGATTTCGTTAATGATAATACTCTGACAGTCTATATCAAAAGATTGAGAGAGAAATTGGAAGATGACCCGCAAAACCCCTCCTTGATAAAAACAGTGCGGGGATTAGGTTATAAGGTTGGTGAGTAA